From the Macaca thibetana thibetana isolate TM-01 chromosome 12, ASM2454274v1, whole genome shotgun sequence genome, one window contains:
- the LOC126933134 gene encoding dnaJ homolog subfamily B member 3 gives MVDYYEVLGVPRQASTEAIKKAYHKLALKWHPDKNPDNKEEAERRFKQVAEAYEVLSDAKKRDVYDRYGEAGAEGSCAVGRPFEDPFEYIFSFRDPAEVFREFFGGQDPFSFDFFGNPLENILGSRRNSRGSRSRGSAPLFSTFSEFPAFGGGFSSFDTGFSSFGSLGSGGLSSFCMSYGSDGTGSFKSMSTSTEIVDGKKITTKRIIENGQERVEVEEDGEFS, from the coding sequence ATGGTGGACTACTACGAGGTGCTGGGCGTGCCCCGGCAGGCCTCGACCGAGGCCATCAAGAAGGCTTACCACAAGCTGGCGCTCAAGTGGCACCCGGACAAAAACCCCGACAACAAGGAGGAAGCAGAAAGGAGATTCAAGCAGGTGGCCGAGGCCTACGAGGTGTTGTCGGACGCCAAGAAACGTGACGTCTACGACCGCTATGGCGAGGCGGGGGCGGAGGGTAGCTGCGCAGTCGGCAGGCCTTTCGAGGACCCCTTCGAGTACATCTTCAGCTTCCGCGACCCGGCCGAGGTCTTCAGGGAGTTCTTCGGTGGCCAGGACCCATTCTCCTTTGATTTCTTCGGAAACCCGCTGGAAAATATTTTGGGGAGTCGGAGGAACTCCCGGGGAAGCAGAAGCAGAGGGTCTGCACCCCTTTTCTCTACCTTCAGTGAATTTCCAGCTTTTGGGggtggattttcttcttttgatacaGGATTTAGTTCCTTTGGCTCCCTGGGAAGTGGGGGCCTTTCTTCCTTCTGCATGTCCTATGGTAGTGATGGGACAGGCAGCTTCAAGTCCATGTCGACTTCCACTGAAATAGTTGATGGCAAAAAAATCACCACCAAGAGAATCATTGAGAATGGCCAAGAAAGGGTGGAAGTGGAGGAAGATGGAGAGTTCAGTTAA